From the Oxalobacter vibrioformis genome, the window CAGGATAGTATTGATTACATGTCCTTCGCTGGTGTTTGAGTCTACGATGAGATTGGCCTTTTAATTGAGGTAATACCCTTCGCATGGTTTTGTTCTCTACGATGGGATTAGCCCTTAGAGTGAGATAATAAGGTGGGTGATTGACCCACGGTAACGATCTTTTTGTCCTCGCTTCGCTCGTTCTTACCCCACTGGCCCGGCAGCAAAAAGTAACGCAAAAGTGCCGTGCGGACTTCTCGTCCCCCACACAGCGGGGAACCCCGCTTTAGCGGGGCAAGGTGTTGCGGTGCCTTTTTTGGTTAGCTTTTTGTGGCAAGATAAAAGTAACCTGCCGCCGGTCAGCCACCGGCCTTATGACGCCATCTTGAGGGCCAATCCCATCGCAGCAAACAACACCAAGCGAAGGGCCGCAAACGCGCCCCGCCATCGCGTAATCACGGCCCCCTAAAACTGATGTGTCATCCCTAACTGAAACCCCGTCGATGACTCCCGGTAAGTATGAAAATTGTTATACACCATCCCCACCGCCTTGCTGCCGTTGTCAGTAAACGCCACATTCGCATAAATCGACGTACGCTTCGTGAAGCGGCAGGTATAACCCAGCGCGTATTTCTTCACACTGTCATCTACCTTTTTCCCGCTGACAAAATCATTATGGATCGGGCCATCATATCTGGCATAGTTAAAGGCTGCATTTAACTCACCCGCCCCGAGTTTGAGCTGCACCCGATGATCCAGTCGCGCTGCTTCACCTCCTCGCTACTGCAAACACCTTGTAGCATCCGTCCTGGTAACCGATGGAAAGCTTGGCCGGACCAAGCCAGTAAGCCACCCCGGCATTCCAGAGGTAGGAATTGTTACTGTCTGCCGCCCGCTGGAAATTGGCAAAAACAAGAAACGGGCGCACATCGTATTTCATCAGCACATTAAAACCGTCATTACCCGCGCTTTTGTAGTAATACTGCTGTGAGGCACCAGCACCATAAAGTGCGGAAATATCCTCATCGGTGCCCAGGCTGTAGGAAAGCGAAAAGGCAATGCCCGAAAAGGAAGGACTGTCATAGCGCACCGTGCTGGCAAGCTGCTCCGAATAAAGATAATTGCCATAGGCCACCCCCCCAGATCTTCATATCCGCGTACGCCCAGGCGGCTTTCCCGGTTGTTGCCAATCGTCAGGTCACGCCCGCCTTCCTTGATATAGCCGGTATCCACCAGCCCGTAGAGCGTGATATTCGAATGGGACTCTGCCTGTGCGGCAGGCACCAGTCCCGTCAGTGCACTGGCAACAGACAGGATTATCAGGGGTCTTCTTATCTGACGTTGCGTCATTATCTCTGCTCAATTCGTTGTTTTTTCAGGGGCAGACTGTTTTTCATCCAAAACAGTTTTTATCAGTAAATATGGCATTCGACATGTCGCTTTTTACTTGAAACCACATGAAAAAACCGCATTTTCCGCGAAAAATGCGGTAAAAAACAACAAAAACAAGCGTGAAAAGCAGATTGTCGACCTTATTGAGTCAATTCCTTGATCGGCTTCACAGCAGCGGCTGCCCCGCCTGCGCGCAGAGCATCAATCCGGGCCGCTGCCTGTTTGTGCTTGCGGGCTGCCGCTTTTTCATACCACATCAGGGCCTCATCAATATCCTGCGGCTTGCCCAGCCCCGCTTCACACAGCATGCCAAGAGAGTACATCGCATTCACATTGCCCCTGTCAGCCGCCTGGGTAAACCAGAAGCGCGCCTGCGTATAGTCACGCTTGATTCCCTCGCCCCGCGCATACGTGAGCCCCGCCATGAATTGCGAGAGTGCATCACCCTGAGCCCCTGCTTTCTTGAACCAGGCCAACGCCTTGGTCTCATCCTTTTTTACGCCACGCCCTTCATCATACATCTTGCCCATATTGCGCTGTGCCAGCACAAAACCCTGGCCGGCTGACTTCTTGAACCAGCCCAAGGCTTCCTTCTCATTTTTTGCAACACCCAGGCCCTCGGCACACATATTGCCGACATTGTTCTGTGCCCCGGCATGCCCGGCTTTTGCCGCGCGCAGATAAGCGGCAAAAGCCAGCTCATACTGCCCGTTGCGAAAATACGCCGCACCATCGGAAAAATCATCCGCCAGCACCAGACCGGCGGACCCGAAAGCCAGCAGTACGACAAAAACGCCTGCCAGCCATCTCGCTGCCTGCCGCCTGACCTTAGGATTTTGTTCCATTCCTTTTCTCCTGATACCTTTACTTCTGGCGCACGCCAAAAAGACAGGGGGCACGTCCCCTGTTCAGCCATTCCAATTGCCATTTGGCAGGCGTGATGCCGTCTTTCTCCGCCTACATGAACCACCGGGCCGCCACCATGCAGTCAGGTGCCACTCCCCAGCCATTGGCATAAGCCATCCCTACGGCAAAGGCAGCCAGCACATGCCCTTTTTCTGCCGCACGCTGGTGCCACTCAAAAGCCTTTTCCGTGTCAGGGGCTACCCCCTTCCCATAAAATACGCTTGGCCAACCATGAATTGGCCCTGGGCGCTGTCAGGCACACTGCCAGCCGGAAAGGAAAATGGATAGTCCCTGGCATCACAGACTTACATGCGGTTGAGTTTTTCCCGGGCTTCAGTATTGCCCTGGGCGGCAGCTTTCCGGTACCACTTCACCGATTCCACCAGATCCTGCTTCACAAGAGTGCCAGCCTCATAGGCATTGCCCAGCCACATCTGTGCGGGTACCAGCCCGGCCTCGCCCGCATCTTTTATCCATTTCAGCCCGGTTGCCACATCCTTTTTTACGCCGCTTCCCTCAAGGTACAAGGTCCCCAGATTGAACTGCGCCGGAGCAAAGCCCTGGCGGGCTGCCTTCTCATACCATTTGGTGGCCTCGGCAGCATTCTGTTTTACGCCTATACCCCGGTCATAAAGTCCTGCCAAAGCAAAAGCCGCGCCGGTGTGGGATTGTTCAGCCGCTTTCCGATAAAAAGAAAGCGCCTGGGGCAAGTCCTTTTTCATCCCGCGCCCCGCCTCGGCCATGCTGCCCATATTGAAAAGCCCGTCGGCATTACCCTGTTCGGCCGCACGCATGAACCACTTCACCGCCTCCCTGTCGCTGGCCTTCACCCCGCAGCCGTCACGGTAAAGCGTACCCAGGTTATTCTGGGCGCGGGCATGGCCCTGCTCTGCGGCCCGGGTAAACCATGTCGCTGCCTCCTGTTCATCTTTCGCCGTGCCAAACCCCTCACAGTACATGACACCGAGATTGTACTGGGCGTTTACATCATTCTTCTTCGCCGCCTCGCCAAACCATTTCAGCGCCTGGCTGTCATCCGCCTTGATACCGCGCCCTTCACGAAGCATCAGGCCCAGATTGGTCTGTGCGCTGGCATTGCCCTGCACTGCCGCCTTCTGGTACCACTTCACCGCCTCGGCATCATCTGCCCTCACGCCACGCCCAAACTGGTACATCAGCCCGAGGTTATACTGTGCGCTGGCATTGCCCGCCTCAGCCTCTTTCATCGTTGATTCAACCGTACCGCCCTGCTGTATCTGCAG encodes:
- a CDS encoding porin, with product MAYGNYLYSEQLASTVRYDSPSFSGIAFSLSYSLGTDEDISALYGAGASQQYYYKSAGNDGFNVLMKYDVRPFLVFANFQRAADSNNSYLWNAGVAYWLGPAKLSIGYQDGCYKVFAVARR
- a CDS encoding tetratricopeptide repeat protein codes for the protein MKKTVLRFVSCAMVGAVLCLPPVFAQGLKLGGKEPSLQIQQGGTVESTMKEAEAGNASAQYNLGLMYQFGRGVRADDAEAVKWYQKAAVQGNASAQTNLGLMLREGRGIKADDSQALKWFGEAAKKNDVNAQYNLGVMYCEGFGTAKDEQEAATWFTRAAEQGHARAQNNLGTLYRDGCGVKASDREAVKWFMRAAEQGNADGLFNMGSMAEAGRGMKKDLPQALSFYRKAAEQSHTGAAFALAGLYDRGIGVKQNAAEATKWYEKAARQGFAPAQFNLGTLYLEGSGVKKDVATGLKWIKDAGEAGLVPAQMWLGNAYEAGTLVKQDLVESVKWYRKAAAQGNTEAREKLNRM
- a CDS encoding tetratricopeptide repeat protein, producing the protein MEQNPKVRRQAARWLAGVFVVLLAFGSAGLVLADDFSDGAAYFRNGQYELAFAAYLRAAKAGHAGAQNNVGNMCAEGLGVAKNEKEALGWFKKSAGQGFVLAQRNMGKMYDEGRGVKKDETKALAWFKKAGAQGDALSQFMAGLTYARGEGIKRDYTQARFWFTQAADRGNVNAMYSLGMLCEAGLGKPQDIDEALMWYEKAAARKHKQAAARIDALRAGGAAAAVKPIKELTQ
- a CDS encoding porin, which codes for MQLKLGAGELNAAFNYARYDGPIHNDFVSGKKVDDSVKKYALGYTCRFTKRTSIYANVAFTDNGSKAVGMVYNNFHTYRESSTGFQLGMTHQF